The stretch of DNA GGAGCATAGTAAAAACGCTTACTAAATTCTTCAAACGTTTTAAGTTCTTTATAACGAATGGAAATGAGAAGATTGTCTTGCAAAATAAACGAAACCGTCTCATTATGAGCATTCTCTTCATCGGTAATCAAGAAAAAACTGTTAATTTCGATCTTTTTATCTTCTTCCCAGTAACGCGAACTGATCTCAATCTCTTCAGATTCTTGTTTTGTCGGGAAATCTATGCCAAATGTCTTTTCGACAAATGTGATCTCATCACTTGTTGGCAGGAGCATATCAAGCCAGACAACTTTACTTTTTTTATCTTCATCACCATCAAATTCGCTCAAATCGGTAACGACTTCAAGTTTATTACTGTTCTTAAAAAAACATCGTATCATAGTGGACTCTTTTTGATCATTTATTAACGCTTCTTAGGCAAAGCCAAAGAAGCTACGCTCGCCGCTATGGCGCTAAAGCTTGCCTCTTTCGAGGCAGAAAAATTCTTGCTTTTTTGCAAGAGCTTTATTCTATCGCAAAACGGTTTCATTTTGTTTACATGTAAAAACTAACTTTGACTTTTTTCTAAAGGATAAGAGAGATTAAAAAGCTCTTCTCTAAATGGCGGTGTCTCAGTTTCTAAAGCATTATCAACTTTTTTTCTAAGTCCCATAGTATAATCTATAAAGGCTTTAAGTTCATTTCCGCCTAGCGCACTTTTAGCAATTTTAACAACACTTGCAGGATTGATCGCGACATTGCTACGATACAAACCAAAATGCAAATGCGGTCCACTGCTTAAGCCAGTGTTCCCCACATAGCCAATAACTTGACCTTGTTTAACACCTTGTCCGCCACGAAGACCTTTAGCAAAGCCATTAAGATGACCATAAAGTGTCTTGAAACTACTATCATGATTGATCTCAATCGTATTGCCATAGCCTCCTTTTTCACCCACAAACAACACTTTGCCATTACCTGCAGCTTTCACCGGTGTGCCAACGCTTGCCGCATAGTCAATACCTAAATGCGCACGGTATTTTTGCAAAATAGGATGCCATCTGTTTTGTGTAAAAGGAGATGAAATACGCGTGTAATTAACAGGATTTGAAAGTAAAAAACTGGTTAACTCTTGACCTTTTATGTCGTAATAGTTCTCTTTATAGTAGAAAATATAATTTTTCTTTTTTGCTGTCTCTATCATGGAAACATCTATTTTCATAGAACCAAATTGTCTGCCAAGACGACGCTTTTGTTGATACACAAGTACCAATTTATCGCCTTTTTGAAGGTTACGAAGGTTAACTTCTCCTTTAAAGGATTGGGCAAATTCATTGGCTAAAATATAATTATTGGTAGCACTAAGAATGTCAACATAAGGTGAATTATGAATTTCTATGGCTAAAACATGCTTCTCATTTTGAAGCATGATAGGCGTGATTTCCATAATAAATTTGTCATCTTTTTTCTTAATATGCATTTGAAGCTCTTCACCAATTGGGATTAAGACTTGTTCTAATTGGTTGTCTTCACTTTTAAGAACCTGATACTTAACGCCCGCTACAATTTCTGCGGCAAGTTCTTGTTCTTCTTTATCAAGCGTATAATAAATCGATTGTGGTAAATTGTTTTTGACTAAAAATGTCAGAAACGTTTCACCCTTTGGCCACTTCAACTCTTCAACGTATGAAGCGGATGCAAACGATAAAAAAAGAAATAATAATGTTATGATTTTTGCCATTCGCACCCCCTAGTTCTTTTTCGATTTTATCTGAACAAATCTTACAAAACGCCTAAAACACTTCTCTGGAGAAAAAGAAGTTTTTTTAAAACAGTTATAGTATAATCTCTTTCATAAAAATAAAAGGGGCGTCATGTACCCTTCAAGGAGTTCCCGTTGAACAAGCTATTTTTGGTTGTATGTCTATTTTTACTTGGCACTTTTGCGCAGGCCGAATCGTTTTTTAAAGAGTATAAAACGAACGTTTTAGAAGCCAATGAAAAACAAATCGTCATTGCTGATTCTCCAGAATTTATCGTTGGTGCAAGCGGTGTTGTTACCCATAAATTTGATGCGAAAAGTACAACTATTATCGCACGTGTCGATGTCATCAGTAAAAATGGTACAAAAGCTGTTTTACGTCTTGAAAAATTTGAAATGCTTTCTCAAGGTGCATTTCCTGATACAGGCATCAAGCCAGTCGTAGGGGATGAAGTAACAATCAACTATCTTTACGATCGCGCACTTATCGTAACTCCTAATCAAGGTGTTTATACCGAAGTAACTAAAAAATTCAACACGATCACATGGGTTCACCCTGACATCGTTGGCGCTTATTTAGCAAAACTGTACCGTCCAAATCCCGATAAAAAAATCTTCCAACAAGCATGTTATCAAAATGCCGCATCTATCATCTTTTTTGGTATTCAAAATAAAGGCTACTTTGTTGACTGCCATAATTTTAATATCGTTAAAAATATTGACATTACCAATAATGGAGAAGTACAACTTCCTTTTTATTCACGTATTAAAAATATTGATAGCACATGGTTTAGCTGGGATAGTTCAAAAATAACCGATTACAACAATTACTATGCCTATATTTTAGGTCAAACAAACGAGCTAAAAGGAAGTGGCGTTGATGGCATCCTTTTGAAATTACCATTTGATGTTGTAGAAAAGAAAGATACGCAATGGAAATAAAACACATTAACTACTTTAAAAACCTTGTCGGTTCTGACAATGTTTATGATGATAAAGCACATTTGATTGCCTACTGTTACGATGCAACACGTACACGCTATGAACCTGATGCTGTCATTTTTCCTCGCCATGAAGAAGATGTAAGTAACATTTTAAAGTACTGTAATGAACATCACATCATCATTACTCCTCGTGGAGCTGGAAGTGGCTTTACAGGTGGTGCATTACCTGCAAGTGGTGGCATCATTTTAGCGTTTGAAAAACATATGAATAAGATATTAGAGATCGACATGGAAAATATGGTTGCTGTCGTTCAACCTGGTGTTATTAACATGGCATTGCAACGAGCTGTTGAAGAACATGGCCTTTTTTATCCGCCAGATCCTGCGAGCGAAGAGTACTCTACTATCGGGGGCAATGTCAGTGAAAATGCAGGCGGTATGCGTGCGGCGAAGTATGGCATCACTAAAGATTACGTTATGGCGCTTCGTGCAGTACTTCCAAATGGAGAGATCATCCGTGCTGGAAAACGTACCATTAAAGACGTGGCTGGTTATAACATTGCGGGTATTATTATTGC from Sulfurospirillum arsenophilum NBRC 109478 encodes:
- a CDS encoding peptidoglycan DD-metalloendopeptidase family protein yields the protein MAKIITLLFLFLSFASASYVEELKWPKGETFLTFLVKNNLPQSIYYTLDKEEQELAAEIVAGVKYQVLKSEDNQLEQVLIPIGEELQMHIKKKDDKFIMEITPIMLQNEKHVLAIEIHNSPYVDILSATNNYILANEFAQSFKGEVNLRNLQKGDKLVLVYQQKRRLGRQFGSMKIDVSMIETAKKKNYIFYYKENYYDIKGQELTSFLLSNPVNYTRISSPFTQNRWHPILQKYRAHLGIDYAASVGTPVKAAGNGKVLFVGEKGGYGNTIEINHDSSFKTLYGHLNGFAKGLRGGQGVKQGQVIGYVGNTGLSSGPHLHFGLYRSNVAINPASVVKIAKSALGGNELKAFIDYTMGLRKKVDNALETETPPFREELFNLSYPLEKSQS
- a CDS encoding plasminogen-binding N-terminal domain-containing protein, with amino-acid sequence MNKLFLVVCLFLLGTFAQAESFFKEYKTNVLEANEKQIVIADSPEFIVGASGVVTHKFDAKSTTIIARVDVISKNGTKAVLRLEKFEMLSQGAFPDTGIKPVVGDEVTINYLYDRALIVTPNQGVYTEVTKKFNTITWVHPDIVGAYLAKLYRPNPDKKIFQQACYQNAASIIFFGIQNKGYFVDCHNFNIVKNIDITNNGEVQLPFYSRIKNIDSTWFSWDSSKITDYNNYYAYILGQTNELKGSGVDGILLKLPFDVVEKKDTQWK